In Chitinispirillales bacterium ANBcel5, a single genomic region encodes these proteins:
- a CDS encoding Ig-like domain-containing protein translates to MISFFLRFLLLCTLLIVSCAHQSAPGGGPEDLTPPVIISTYPAQGQTAVGELKTIHIDFSKWIAPASAPRSVSIYPPLSENIRVNTNRQRLEIALPEPLKDSTTYHVVINNTLRCIRGNNLSNAYNLIFSTGAQLDSATVSGCIIEPNVWGTFPKIGLFRVNEEWHDSLFFSAPDYLTQADSAGRFSLSHLQSGSYRLLAFEDRNNTGRLIPEQKTYAPVDSIIYLSNDTQPYHLLFPVSSDTASAQIPSVTALSTSIIQGAWNRPFNTQSYQPSFKIQTATDSSIEEIAIESVYMMQDKKNFIIKLKDSLTNAAYQLTYSYGQVEDSVRFNGVTRPDTVNPVLQRTAPQEQADLSPALSLTFSKPVRIEPSGLTLIDSTLEDTVGLKLLYDVARTHELTTTRNLKPSAEYTLTLPVSSVRDLSGNLLDSGDEENDSTVIVTFNSIHSDSIAFKMHGGSPCLDPDSNRIWIYSPLNSSQKYYSADSAGFFSFDSLPASRGTISFFIDNNDNSKHDAGKLSPWRAPEPLFELRDTIEARARWEVENIPVDACTVCPPEEVPIEQFMKIEDDVESVD, encoded by the coding sequence GTGATCTCTTTTTTTCTTAGATTTCTCCTTCTATGTACGCTTTTAATCGTCTCCTGTGCCCATCAGAGTGCCCCGGGTGGTGGTCCCGAAGACCTTACACCACCGGTAATCATTTCCACCTACCCGGCTCAGGGACAAACTGCCGTAGGTGAGCTCAAAACGATACACATCGATTTTTCCAAATGGATCGCCCCGGCAAGTGCGCCCCGAAGCGTTTCGATCTATCCACCCCTTTCAGAAAACATCAGAGTAAATACCAACCGTCAGAGATTAGAGATCGCTTTACCCGAGCCGCTCAAAGATTCTACAACCTATCATGTAGTAATCAACAATACCCTTCGGTGTATCCGAGGCAATAATCTCTCCAACGCCTACAACCTCATCTTCTCAACCGGCGCACAACTGGACAGTGCCACGGTTTCAGGGTGTATCATCGAACCAAATGTTTGGGGAACCTTCCCCAAAATTGGACTGTTTAGGGTCAATGAAGAATGGCACGATTCACTCTTCTTCTCTGCCCCTGACTACCTGACCCAGGCCGACAGTGCGGGCCGGTTCTCACTGTCTCACCTGCAGTCCGGTTCATACAGACTTTTGGCTTTTGAGGACAGAAACAACACAGGCAGGCTTATTCCTGAGCAGAAAACCTACGCTCCGGTTGATTCAATAATCTATCTATCCAACGATACGCAACCCTATCACCTGCTCTTTCCTGTCTCTTCAGATACAGCATCTGCACAGATTCCCTCTGTCACCGCTCTTTCCACCTCAATTATTCAGGGCGCATGGAACCGCCCCTTTAATACCCAAAGCTATCAGCCCAGCTTTAAAATCCAAACGGCCACCGATTCATCAATAGAGGAGATAGCGATAGAGTCGGTATATATGATGCAGGATAAGAAGAATTTCATCATCAAACTAAAGGATTCGCTCACCAACGCAGCGTATCAGCTTACCTATTCCTATGGACAAGTTGAAGATTCTGTACGATTTAATGGTGTAACACGCCCTGACACAGTTAACCCTGTACTCCAAAGAACAGCACCACAGGAACAGGCAGATCTAAGCCCTGCCCTATCACTTACGTTTAGCAAACCCGTCAGGATTGAACCCTCAGGCCTTACGCTCATTGATTCGACCCTTGAGGATACGGTTGGATTGAAGCTATTGTATGATGTAGCCAGAACACATGAGCTCACAACGACCCGAAATCTGAAACCATCTGCCGAATATACTCTCACCTTACCGGTTTCATCGGTCAGGGATCTTTCCGGTAATCTCCTTGATAGCGGTGATGAAGAAAACGACAGTACAGTGATCGTTACTTTCAATTCGATTCATTCAGACAGTATCGCTTTTAAGATGCATGGTGGTTCTCCCTGTCTTGATCCCGACAGTAACAGAATCTGGATCTACAGCCCCTTAAACAGCAGCCAAAAGTACTATTCAGCCGATTCTGCAGGGTTTTTCAGTTTCGATTCCCTGCCCGCGTCAAGGGGCACCATCTCCTTTTTTATCGATAATAATGACAATAGTAAGCATGATGCCGGAAAGCTTTCTCCCTGGCGAGCACCGGAGCCACTGTTTGAGCTGCGGGATACCATTGAAGCACGGGCGCGCTGGGAAGTAGAAAACATCCCGGTTGATGCGTGCACTGTATGTCCCCCCGAAGAAGTACCGATAGAGCAGTTTATGAAAATTGAGGATGACGTGGAAAGTGTTGATTGA
- a CDS encoding ATP-dependent 6-phosphofructokinase, translating into MRQEFDFTVTRLGECRYKSPVMLSKRIGDLVANYVRDDEYLIFDTTIHPGETITFKKEQLIEKAGPREHIYFDPTAVHAAIVTCGGLCPGLNDVIRSIVMSLWYQYGVRRISGVRYGYRGFMPEYSDPFMELTPEKVSYIHRMGGTILGSSRGHGQRTGEIVDSLERNGINMLFTIGGDGTQKGSLSIAEEARRRGLEISIMGIPKTIDNDLSFIQKSFGFETAVSEAVKAVHGAHVEAYDAPNGVGLVKLMGRESGFISAYTALASNDVNFVLIPEVPFDLEGEKGLLNQIRNRLERRSHALIVVAEGAGQDHLKAATQKDASGNIKLGDIGVFLKDRIKGYFDTLGWDINLKYIDPSYIIRSTPANPIDSVYCTRLGTNAVHAAMAGRSEMLISLVNNNFVHIPITLAVAERNRIDPESPLWRDVIETTGQPPLMKNVS; encoded by the coding sequence ATGAGACAGGAGTTTGATTTCACGGTAACCAGACTTGGTGAGTGTCGTTACAAATCACCTGTGATGCTTTCAAAGAGAATTGGTGATTTGGTGGCCAATTATGTCAGAGATGATGAGTATTTGATATTCGATACCACCATTCATCCCGGTGAGACAATAACCTTTAAAAAAGAGCAGCTTATTGAGAAGGCCGGGCCCAGAGAGCATATCTATTTTGATCCAACGGCGGTACATGCTGCGATAGTTACCTGTGGAGGGTTGTGTCCCGGGCTAAATGATGTAATACGTTCGATTGTGATGTCGTTGTGGTATCAGTATGGTGTGCGCAGAATATCGGGGGTGCGTTATGGTTACCGGGGGTTTATGCCAGAGTACAGTGATCCCTTCATGGAGCTGACTCCCGAGAAGGTGAGCTACATTCACCGTATGGGCGGGACAATCCTTGGCTCATCACGGGGGCATGGTCAAAGAACCGGTGAAATAGTGGATTCTCTTGAGAGAAACGGTATCAACATGCTTTTTACCATAGGGGGGGACGGAACCCAGAAAGGGTCTTTGAGTATTGCAGAGGAGGCCCGGCGCAGAGGACTCGAGATCTCCATAATGGGGATTCCAAAGACTATCGACAATGATCTGAGCTTTATACAAAAGTCGTTTGGATTTGAAACTGCAGTGAGTGAAGCAGTAAAAGCGGTTCATGGCGCGCATGTTGAGGCCTATGATGCCCCAAACGGGGTGGGGCTGGTTAAATTGATGGGCAGGGAGTCTGGTTTTATCTCCGCATACACCGCTTTGGCTTCAAATGATGTGAACTTTGTACTTATTCCGGAAGTGCCGTTTGACCTTGAAGGCGAAAAGGGACTGTTAAATCAGATAAGAAATCGCCTCGAAAGGAGGAGCCATGCACTTATTGTGGTTGCTGAGGGGGCAGGGCAGGATCATCTTAAAGCTGCTACTCAAAAGGATGCTTCGGGGAACATAAAGCTGGGTGATATAGGGGTATTTTTAAAGGATAGGATCAAGGGGTATTTTGATACCCTTGGGTGGGATATTAATCTTAAGTACATAGACCCAAGCTATATAATTCGCAGCACACCGGCAAATCCCATCGACTCTGTTTATTGCACCCGGCTTGGTACCAATGCTGTTCATGCAGCGATGGCCGGTAGAAGCGAGATGCTCATAAGTCTGGTCAATAATAACTTTGTGCATATACCTATCACTCTGGCCGTTGCTGAGCGAAATCGGATAGATCCGGAAAGTCCGTTGTGGCGTGATGTGATAGAAACAACCGGCCAACCACCGTTGATGAAAAACGTTAGCTGA
- a CDS encoding response regulator — translation MNEKRVPGVLGGSNDGPLVLLFSCREKVREILSVGLVQCNYRVIQASTSFLATFKATQILPDLVVADLAEGNPADIILTRRLRKSQRTQDIAILVILPKNPHQFIIQCIAELEHENLLFPQKRICTIGYPFSFSDFLESVKVLAPSDEPKDTATKNALPDTNRGIAARIFDLSIPASQKLEEIDSLIHKQWAFPFTVVKAFEILESNKSCCGELGKCISSDPAVSSAVLKVVNTVFYAGRHGRINHIKDAVVRLGFRETRNIMACLTLINLTPGVHKLSGFERREFWLHSLAVALIAERLSVECKFRKPEYAFISGLLHDLGKIPIDNNFEDVFPRLLDETISCFGPFCRTEERLMGFTHAQLGHYLTTKWNLPSIITGAILNHHESDRILQSSSSEERLIQSSVFVANILAKAIGIGHSCDEVIEEVPTEITRALKLNVGPTERFIHAVFNEVKKFCQFMNLHFSRNLPVHENDKPHQVLVVYQDTRVFHPVVTALRSNGFDVKVTAKLPESKTDAKVIISIPQKGLPPEIMLYEDDLSDEESDKTLKIFLVPLDSEAKYNQDLNLSDMVFMKRNNLDLRILIHTLDTFFGKVGS, via the coding sequence GTGAACGAAAAAAGAGTACCAGGTGTCCTTGGGGGCAGCAATGATGGTCCGCTGGTTCTTCTTTTTTCCTGCCGGGAAAAGGTCAGAGAGATCCTCTCAGTCGGTCTGGTTCAATGTAATTATCGTGTAATTCAGGCATCAACATCGTTTCTTGCAACTTTCAAAGCCACGCAGATATTGCCAGACCTCGTAGTGGCAGATCTGGCTGAAGGAAATCCTGCAGATATCATTCTTACCAGGCGATTACGCAAATCTCAGAGAACTCAGGATATCGCTATACTTGTAATACTGCCTAAAAACCCCCACCAATTCATAATTCAATGTATTGCAGAGCTTGAGCACGAAAATTTACTCTTTCCTCAAAAAAGAATCTGCACCATTGGCTACCCCTTTTCTTTTTCGGACTTTTTGGAGTCAGTAAAGGTGCTTGCTCCATCTGATGAGCCTAAGGATACCGCAACAAAAAACGCGCTACCAGACACAAATAGAGGGATAGCCGCGCGGATCTTTGATCTCTCCATACCGGCATCTCAAAAACTTGAAGAGATAGACTCTCTTATCCACAAACAATGGGCATTTCCCTTTACCGTGGTTAAAGCATTTGAAATTCTTGAATCAAATAAGAGCTGCTGCGGTGAACTTGGCAAGTGCATTTCAAGTGATCCGGCAGTATCATCTGCAGTGTTAAAGGTGGTAAACACAGTATTTTACGCAGGCAGGCACGGGCGTATCAACCATATAAAAGATGCCGTTGTGCGACTTGGTTTCAGAGAAACAAGAAATATAATGGCTTGCTTGACGCTTATCAATCTTACGCCTGGGGTTCATAAACTGAGTGGATTTGAGCGCAGGGAATTCTGGCTTCATTCCCTTGCTGTAGCACTGATAGCAGAAAGGCTAAGTGTAGAGTGCAAATTCAGGAAACCAGAATATGCCTTTATTTCCGGACTGCTGCATGATTTGGGTAAAATTCCTATTGACAATAACTTCGAAGACGTTTTTCCCCGTCTCCTTGATGAAACCATCTCCTGCTTTGGTCCTTTTTGCCGCACAGAAGAGCGCCTGATGGGTTTTACACACGCACAGCTTGGACATTACCTTACAACAAAGTGGAATCTTCCCTCAATTATCACCGGAGCGATATTGAATCATCACGAAAGCGACAGAATTCTCCAAAGTTCAAGTAGTGAAGAGCGCCTGATACAGAGTTCGGTGTTTGTTGCTAATATCCTTGCAAAAGCCATAGGAATCGGCCATAGTTGTGATGAAGTGATTGAGGAGGTTCCAACGGAAATCACACGAGCTCTGAAGTTAAATGTTGGCCCGACCGAACGATTCATTCACGCGGTTTTTAATGAGGTCAAAAAATTCTGTCAGTTTATGAATCTCCACTTCAGCAGAAATCTTCCAGTGCATGAAAATGACAAACCTCATCAGGTTCTTGTGGTATATCAGGACACCAGGGTTTTTCATCCGGTAGTAACGGCCCTGCGCAGCAACGGTTTTGATGTGAAAGTGACAGCAAAGCTGCCCGAATCTAAAACCGATGCAAAAGTAATCATTTCAATCCCGCAAAAAGGCCTGCCACCGGAGATAATGCTCTATGAAGATGATTTAAGTGATGAAGAGAGTGATAAAACCCTGAAAATTTTTCTTGTCCCTTTGGATTCTGAAGCAAAGTACAATCAGGACCTTAATCTTTCTGATATGGTTTTTATGAAGCGAAACAATCTTGATCTTAGAATTCTGATCCACACCCTTGATACCTTTTTTGGGAAAGTTGGTTCTTGA
- a CDS encoding (2Fe-2S) ferredoxin domain-containing protein — translation MEKEKMCSIDITICMGSSCYSRGNGKNYEVIREFFAEKGIEEEVKIKGCRCGGQCMNGPNIWVNGEHYSNIDRGSVLDILDYSLTKATNGE, via the coding sequence ATGGAAAAAGAAAAAATGTGCAGTATTGATATAACTATTTGCATGGGCAGCTCCTGTTATTCCAGGGGTAATGGGAAAAACTATGAGGTGATCAGGGAGTTTTTTGCTGAAAAGGGTATTGAAGAAGAGGTGAAAATTAAGGGATGCCGGTGTGGTGGACAATGTATGAATGGGCCAAATATATGGGTTAATGGTGAACATTATTCAAACATTGACCGGGGAAGTGTACTGGATATTCTCGATTACAGTCTCACTAAAGCTACTAATGGAGAGTAA
- a CDS encoding [Fe-Fe] hydrogenase large subunit C-terminal domain-containing protein has translation MHYLNPIYSEETHCRDCYKCIRECPVKAIRVVNGEAEVIPESCILCGHCVDACPVGAKKVRDDLRRSIHLTKRKKKSILSLAPSFAGEFTNTTTGQLIHAIKRLGFYGVSETALGAQEVSYAVGDMINKESGLILSSACPAAVDLITKHLTKFSQYISPVLSPLLAHSIMLRHLYGQELGIVFAGPCIAKKQEADKFSDLLDIAITFEDLKKWFDANGIRSSEQECDETDVFIPRSAQNGSVYPVEGGMISTIRNRVRDSDAVYLTLSGVSNIRTALETLDDKLTGRKMFVELLACENGCVAGPKATNRATIDSRLSVLDYASTKSESCTGDFREKIGYTFGAKQIAASNVTHEQICDTLASVGKSNPEDELNCGSCGYGTCREFAIAMIEKKAEQCMCVSFMRSLAQKKANALLKTIPYGVVIVDRELRIIECNDNFAKALGDDVCDVFKICPGLRNADLKKVLPFHGLFSQVLTTGNDITQHFVKTQEKTFALTIFTVELHQVAGALIRDATKTELRREQIIEKAQEVIRNTSATAQEIAFLMGKNAAQSEKILNSLTESFS, from the coding sequence ATGCATTATTTAAACCCCATATACAGCGAAGAGACGCACTGCAGGGACTGTTACAAGTGTATAAGGGAATGTCCGGTGAAGGCTATCAGGGTTGTAAATGGTGAAGCAGAGGTGATACCCGAATCCTGTATTTTGTGTGGTCATTGCGTGGATGCCTGTCCTGTAGGGGCCAAAAAGGTAAGGGATGATCTGCGTCGCTCTATTCACTTAACAAAAAGAAAGAAAAAAAGCATACTTTCCCTTGCTCCATCGTTTGCGGGTGAATTCACCAATACAACTACAGGGCAGCTTATACATGCAATAAAGCGTCTGGGGTTTTATGGCGTAAGTGAAACAGCACTGGGGGCACAGGAGGTCTCTTACGCAGTTGGTGATATGATTAATAAAGAGAGCGGGCTCATCCTTTCCTCTGCATGTCCAGCTGCAGTAGATCTTATCACTAAGCATTTGACCAAATTTTCGCAATATATATCACCTGTTTTATCGCCGCTTCTTGCTCACAGTATCATGCTTCGTCACCTGTATGGACAGGAGCTCGGTATTGTATTCGCAGGGCCCTGTATTGCAAAAAAGCAAGAAGCGGATAAATTCTCTGATTTACTTGATATTGCAATAACTTTTGAGGATCTTAAAAAGTGGTTCGATGCCAACGGAATCAGGTCATCAGAGCAGGAGTGTGATGAAACAGATGTTTTCATTCCACGAAGTGCTCAAAACGGATCGGTCTATCCGGTTGAGGGTGGTATGATTTCAACAATCAGGAACAGAGTGCGGGATAGTGATGCGGTATACCTGACATTATCGGGGGTGAGTAACATTCGCACTGCACTTGAGACGCTCGATGATAAACTTACAGGTCGAAAGATGTTTGTTGAGCTACTTGCGTGTGAGAATGGATGTGTAGCCGGACCGAAAGCAACCAACAGGGCCACAATCGATTCCCGCCTGTCTGTTCTTGATTATGCATCCACTAAATCAGAATCATGTACGGGGGATTTTCGGGAAAAAATTGGTTACACTTTTGGTGCAAAACAGATTGCTGCGAGTAATGTGACACATGAACAAATTTGTGATACTCTTGCATCTGTAGGTAAATCAAATCCTGAAGATGAGCTAAACTGCGGATCTTGTGGATACGGCACTTGCAGGGAATTTGCCATTGCTATGATAGAAAAAAAAGCTGAGCAGTGCATGTGTGTTTCCTTTATGAGATCACTTGCTCAGAAAAAAGCAAATGCACTCTTAAAAACTATTCCCTATGGGGTTGTGATAGTAGATAGAGAGCTTAGAATTATTGAGTGTAATGATAATTTTGCAAAGGCTCTGGGTGATGATGTGTGTGATGTATTTAAAATTTGTCCGGGGCTTCGTAATGCTGATCTTAAGAAAGTTTTACCATTTCATGGTTTGTTTTCGCAGGTTCTGACAACGGGTAATGATATAACGCAACATTTTGTGAAAACTCAGGAGAAAACGTTTGCACTTACGATTTTTACCGTCGAGCTTCATCAGGTCGCCGGTGCTTTGATACGTGATGCCACAAAAACTGAATTACGACGGGAACAAATAATAGAAAAAGCACAGGAAGTGATTCGCAATACCTCTGCTACGGCGCAGGAGATCGCCTTTTTGATGGGTAAGAATGCAGCACAATCGGAGAAAATTTTAAACTCTTTAACTGAAAGTTTCTCCTGA
- a CDS encoding SpoIIE family protein phosphatase, which yields MIQNQEVFIEIGSLHYSKHKKKASGDVQLTRKLEQGRVVSILCDGLGSGVEANVLASFTASMGLEYMASDLKIKRAAEIIMDALPLCPSRKISYSTFSIADVSLAGEMRIIGHGNPPFLFFRGAQAIEREQTELLRPRWKNRSLHYARFGVEVGDRLIMMSDGVTQSGMGSDSWPMGFGIERVNIIVEEAVRKNREISADELAEIICNVALANDGNRAGDDISCTVIYMRNPRRMRVLTGPPFDPKRDQEYASLIKNFSGKCVLCGGTTSTIVERELGLEAVMDFSYMDPVVPAVSHMKGVDLITEGCITLSNLAGLLEKGERGGRKNGATMLRDLMLSCDIIDFYVGTRVNQSHQDPALPIELDIRRNVIKKIASLLETKYLKETTVRYY from the coding sequence ATGATACAAAACCAGGAAGTGTTTATTGAGATTGGTAGTCTACATTATTCAAAGCACAAAAAAAAAGCATCGGGAGATGTTCAACTTACAAGAAAACTTGAGCAGGGAAGGGTGGTGTCGATTCTTTGCGACGGGCTTGGAAGCGGTGTAGAGGCAAACGTATTGGCCAGTTTTACTGCTTCTATGGGGCTTGAATACATGGCCTCTGATCTTAAAATAAAGCGGGCCGCTGAGATCATTATGGATGCGTTGCCCCTGTGTCCTTCACGCAAAATAAGTTACTCAACATTCAGTATTGCGGATGTAAGTCTTGCTGGTGAGATGCGTATCATTGGTCATGGCAATCCACCATTTCTTTTCTTTAGAGGAGCACAAGCCATAGAGCGTGAGCAGACCGAACTTTTAAGGCCACGGTGGAAAAACAGATCACTTCATTATGCCCGTTTTGGTGTAGAAGTAGGTGACAGATTAATAATGATGTCTGATGGAGTAACGCAGTCGGGAATGGGGAGTGACAGCTGGCCAATGGGCTTTGGGATAGAGCGGGTGAATATAATTGTAGAAGAAGCTGTGCGTAAGAACAGGGAAATCTCTGCAGATGAGCTTGCAGAGATAATCTGCAATGTCGCTCTTGCCAATGATGGAAACAGGGCCGGTGATGATATCTCCTGTACCGTTATTTATATGAGAAATCCAAGGCGAATGCGTGTGCTTACGGGACCACCGTTTGATCCTAAAAGAGATCAGGAGTATGCATCACTTATAAAGAATTTTTCTGGAAAATGTGTGTTGTGTGGAGGTACTACTTCCACTATCGTTGAGCGGGAACTTGGACTTGAAGCAGTGATGGATTTCTCATACATGGATCCGGTTGTACCAGCGGTTTCCCATATGAAAGGTGTTGATTTAATCACCGAAGGTTGTATCACACTCAGTAATCTTGCCGGCCTGCTTGAAAAAGGTGAGCGGGGAGGGCGAAAAAACGGAGCTACAATGCTTAGAGATCTGATGTTGAGCTGCGATATAATCGACTTTTATGTGGGTACCAGAGTCAATCAGTCTCACCAGGATCCGGCTTTACCTATAGAACTTGACATAAGAAGGAATGTGATAAAAAAAATAGCGTCTCTGCTTGAAACTAAATATCTTAAAGAAACCACAGTCCGATATTATTAG
- a CDS encoding NAD(P)H-dependent oxidoreductase subunit E yields the protein MEKAIVKVCLGTTCHLMGSSHLQTLEQDLPEHLATRTTVKWSRCLGLCKDDNYGKAPYVIVGDKVISEATIFKIVDALEAVLN from the coding sequence ATGGAAAAGGCAATTGTAAAGGTATGTCTGGGAACAACATGTCACCTGATGGGATCATCACATCTTCAGACTCTTGAACAGGACCTCCCTGAGCACCTGGCTACCAGAACTACTGTCAAGTGGTCGCGTTGTCTGGGGCTTTGCAAGGATGATAATTACGGAAAAGCGCCTTACGTGATAGTAGGTGATAAAGTCATAAGCGAAGCAACAATTTTTAAAATTGTTGATGCACTTGAAGCTGTGCTTAACTGA
- a CDS encoding monomeric [FeFe] hydrogenase: MQYDNNATRTRRTILVRIARLFMEDKLEGLADRIPLEMRPKGSSSFRCCVYKDRALIKYRIMAALGFSMDEETDELEKLESYSIRSIKRAAAPQGEPLLLLDEACSACVKSKYFVTNACRGCMARPCMLNCPKKAIAIDEKGQAVINSSKCVNCGICMKVCPYHAIIRIPVPCEEACPTGAIVKDGEGRAQIDFDKCIYCGKCMRQCPFGAIMERSQMIDVLKALKSKKRVVAIIAPASAAQFVAGYPQVVTALKTLGFEDVLEVASGALTTAKMEAAEFEQRISEGASFMTSSCCPSFVMAVEKHVPKLKEKVSHTPTPMHFTAEAIKKEDSDTVVVFVGPCVAKRKEAENDPLVDYVLTSEEIASMMAAAQLDVSQCDEDLCYQQADPSGRRFPLIGGVTNAVAAQMESPETVERVLIDGLSRKSMKILKMYASKGIPGNFLEAMACERGCINGPCTTENVAPATARIKNMADSLISTP, translated from the coding sequence ATGCAGTATGATAATAACGCTACACGTACCAGAAGAACTATCTTAGTTCGTATCGCCCGCCTCTTCATGGAGGATAAGCTGGAGGGGTTAGCTGATAGGATACCACTTGAGATGAGACCCAAAGGGAGCAGTTCATTTAGATGCTGTGTATATAAAGACAGAGCGTTAATTAAATACAGAATTATGGCAGCTCTTGGTTTCAGTATGGATGAAGAAACTGATGAGCTTGAAAAGCTTGAAAGCTACAGCATCCGGAGTATAAAAAGAGCGGCGGCACCCCAAGGCGAACCGCTGCTTCTTCTCGATGAAGCATGCAGTGCCTGTGTAAAGAGCAAATATTTTGTGACAAATGCTTGCAGGGGTTGTATGGCGCGTCCCTGTATGTTAAACTGCCCCAAAAAAGCTATCGCAATAGATGAAAAGGGGCAGGCGGTTATAAATAGCTCAAAATGTGTTAACTGTGGAATATGCATGAAAGTATGCCCATACCATGCGATCATTAGAATCCCTGTTCCGTGTGAAGAAGCCTGTCCTACAGGGGCAATTGTAAAAGATGGTGAAGGAAGAGCTCAGATAGATTTCGATAAGTGTATCTATTGCGGAAAATGTATGCGTCAGTGCCCGTTTGGAGCGATTATGGAGCGCTCACAAATGATAGATGTGTTAAAAGCGTTAAAGAGCAAAAAGCGGGTAGTGGCAATAATTGCGCCCGCTTCTGCCGCACAATTTGTAGCAGGATATCCACAGGTAGTTACAGCTCTAAAAACGCTTGGCTTTGAAGATGTACTTGAGGTTGCATCCGGTGCGCTCACCACAGCAAAGATGGAAGCTGCTGAATTTGAGCAGCGTATCTCTGAAGGCGCTTCCTTTATGACAAGTTCATGCTGCCCATCATTTGTTATGGCTGTAGAGAAGCATGTGCCTAAATTAAAGGAAAAAGTATCTCATACCCCAACTCCAATGCATTTCACTGCAGAGGCAATAAAGAAGGAGGATTCAGATACAGTGGTGGTGTTTGTCGGGCCATGTGTAGCAAAGAGAAAAGAAGCAGAGAATGATCCACTGGTTGATTATGTGCTGACCAGTGAAGAGATTGCTTCCATGATGGCTGCGGCACAGTTAGATGTTTCACAGTGTGATGAAGACCTTTGCTACCAGCAGGCGGATCCAAGTGGGCGTAGGTTTCCTCTGATTGGTGGTGTAACAAATGCGGTGGCAGCGCAAATGGAAAGCCCTGAAACTGTAGAAAGAGTGTTAATTGACGGCTTAAGTAGAAAATCAATGAAAATACTTAAAATGTATGCAAGTAAGGGGATCCCCGGGAACTTTCTGGAAGCAATGGCCTGTGAGCGGGGATGTATTAATGGACCTTGTACAACCGAAAATGTCGCACCTGCAACTGCCAGAATAAAAAATATGGCCGATTCTTTAATCAGTACCCCTTGA
- a CDS encoding YchJ family protein has translation MEKCSCNSGLEYKDCCEPCIKGTGPAQTAEAIIRARYTAYVRGAVDFILSSTHPDRRSECDEKAIKEWSANSQWEGLKIISTSKGGVNDEEGEVEFIASFSENRIKKDLHETGMFKRIDGAWYYLDGKIHPQKPFIRKESKVMRNDPCTCGSGKKFKKCCMVE, from the coding sequence ATGGAGAAGTGTTCGTGTAATTCCGGACTTGAGTATAAAGATTGTTGTGAACCATGTATAAAGGGAACGGGACCAGCCCAGACTGCAGAAGCGATAATAAGGGCACGGTATACAGCTTATGTAAGAGGGGCTGTGGATTTTATCCTTTCCTCAACCCATCCTGACAGGCGCAGTGAGTGTGATGAAAAAGCTATCAAAGAATGGTCAGCTAATTCTCAGTGGGAGGGACTAAAAATCATCTCCACTAGTAAGGGAGGGGTAAATGATGAGGAAGGTGAAGTAGAGTTTATTGCAAGTTTTTCCGAAAACAGGATCAAAAAGGACCTGCATGAAACAGGCATGTTTAAACGTATCGATGGAGCCTGGTACTATTTAGATGGCAAAATTCACCCCCAAAAACCCTTTATTCGCAAGGAATCTAAAGTTATGCGCAATGATCCTTGTACTTGTGGCAGTGGAAAAAAATTCAAGAAGTGCTGTATGGTGGAATAA
- a CDS encoding 4Fe-4S binding protein produces the protein MSHKITDECLACGSCLPECPVDAIAEGDDVYTIDAEKCSDCGACVDSCPTDAIKPA, from the coding sequence ATGTCTCATAAAATCACAGATGAATGTCTCGCTTGCGGCTCATGCCTTCCCGAATGCCCGGTAGACGCAATCGCTGAAGGAGATGATGTTTATACAATTGATGCAGAAAAATGTTCTGACTGCGGTGCTTGTGTTGATTCCTGCCCAACGGATGCTATCAAACCAGCATAA